In one window of Leptospira sp. GIMC2001 DNA:
- a CDS encoding carboxyl transferase domain-containing protein: MFSEIEPYLKNLTLLNPGFQNKQLTKLRRTKGRLQKVLIANRGEIAKRFFLSLREEGIPSVAVVTDVDLGQSWYEFADEFIRIGDLSNYTNIPLIVSAAIFSNSNSIYPGYGFLSENPAFVRYIKVVAEACNQELIFMGPDDSVMEKVGDKLSARKLASEHGVPLFEGSHSIQNFEEARSYAAKIGYPIIVKLSNGGGGKGMVPVFQEAELSSAIESSKRIGKSLYNDDTFYLEKYITKPVHMEVQIFNSTAIGIRKCAVQRRNQKVIEESGDAFIDDYTCLSLLASAENMARISGYSNGSGAGTVEFLYDQDSGSIGFLEMNTRLQVEHPVTDQSLGIDLAKWQIYQFDGRESNIHYKTALEKRFTHKDHAIECRIYAEDPESGYTPSPGIIEELDLPTFNGTRCDFGFRKGDIILPHYDPMIGKVITRGDSREVAISRMERALSELYIKGITSNVNQLLLIMRDPDFLSGDYTNRLLDDKSYLEENPIHENDVILGSAFATLCEYVNLMKTKAANSFQVGDLEKSVYNSGKTILPTSFQVEIGEFKNTISLIQTDIQSFHIFLNNLHLGEADIVAKPASVDNYLIRVGISSYTVRIDSRPNFSIIRIKNMKNRTSYLRMKITSEGLGNNTASQGITRSPFQGSFVKFARDEFANRDRLSIGSLVKKGDPIIVISAMKMETVIASPTNGKIKQLIEDGDLSKLQIGFTPQGQIIGKNIAEGEILFNIESDKIEESISVDSVKKQSNLIRSTPLSDYSSALESIFLGKIDTKISDYEKLKLYLSIIRSYISGYPIDESVYKTSIKSLADIDKVTLSIDESKSIESEIRKIITIHCLLKNVYAPSVGDMRSIFNELNDYIQNCKDEMFSVSTKFKNVMDSLFKVYGVTRWIGITDLDITEIQFAIFFMQRAYYNISNNSKSLECILNLITLSSPIALQKNTSSVLKRLYSIEESEKDGKLFEVITSVLKRYNILNEMRMFTQSISRKYLNEFLIFRNDPYSFYANGKSINRDNWIDKLNQSFAESLSIVPNSKDRQDFFFNEVSKKVLMIQEKYSVNRLHSPIGDLLIYSLESKTVAEDKRYLLFYNIGKMDEDRDIDNKIIGSNNAERATIESAFLLKNYQMIQPRLNNQIEILAHQKPSVIDLGEDRDDILSSRNLFPIILRVNHFLKGLEVSRIIVHLACQSPMGGDPVHKKYLIAAKNGKVTPDLLLENDPRDLYYDKNFNQATNRLLEKNKWPIEIWARENFDPDTFEEIVIPSIDHCEWINPKNGKSEFKPVGSKIYLGKIANYSSIFYMKDSRINGGSTGDLEGLKYIAAMYLAYKWNIPIYIWNDGAGANIKEGMISLNRAGQGFMMNSLLTSERNEQKFRKFTLENPDSRLRSLFNELDADFIDQNSKIQNSRCIVVAIGVGSSTGLDVYGSSQASIQLMVDMDESYRVLTGSNVIKSVMGEDFTNYEIGGASVMSKWTGTVDIVAEHKLQLLSIIRKIQKIFTPRLQSIPLFEKTKVSNRKWMNPLNRNDVVNDQMVMELLDDREFTHFKSDYYGSGSLIGGFGRLNQSPVCILGARTNYGIRSFPSVTRAKELSITANKTKADKILIFGKRWFYEFMNKDAQTIQARKDFLNNYAKGSGMKIQIVTELSGLERAPILSLADIIFFIKSQNMDGADILFASKSVHFISENLESAFEVCGRILEYVNNRDSSPIHLNRFSSVTELEPEIPTDPTVPFDMFGKVISRTFDKDSFIEFFQDMNDPIQGPCLITGLAKLNNETVGVIADQPSIMGGAPDAPGTEKFRIFTEFLNKYKIPIVMISNAPGFYPGTKQERLRIQQIGAESLDANILGEVPVVSVVLNQNYGGRQIHAFSKTIRPGIVYMSLESSILSVMGGSASFDLFMGARYSKLLQEGNNEQAIQLKEDYIQEFNNKSRASVDAANTGIMDFLIPKVSQLRKYLIDGLSLAKERKTQYFD; the protein is encoded by the coding sequence ATGTTCTCAGAGATCGAACCATACTTAAAAAATCTAACTTTACTCAATCCAGGATTTCAGAATAAGCAACTAACGAAACTACGACGAACAAAAGGTCGATTGCAAAAAGTTTTGATAGCTAACCGCGGAGAGATTGCGAAACGGTTTTTTCTGTCCTTAAGAGAAGAGGGAATTCCATCTGTAGCAGTTGTAACGGACGTGGATCTTGGTCAGTCTTGGTATGAGTTTGCAGATGAATTTATTCGAATCGGTGATCTTTCGAATTATACAAATATACCTTTGATCGTGTCGGCTGCGATTTTCTCCAATTCAAACTCAATCTATCCAGGATATGGATTTCTATCTGAGAATCCAGCTTTTGTTCGTTACATCAAAGTCGTTGCAGAAGCTTGTAATCAAGAACTTATTTTTATGGGGCCAGATGATTCTGTAATGGAGAAAGTGGGAGATAAACTCTCAGCAAGGAAACTTGCTTCCGAACATGGTGTACCATTGTTTGAAGGTTCACATTCTATTCAAAATTTTGAAGAAGCTCGATCCTATGCAGCTAAGATCGGTTATCCGATTATTGTAAAGCTATCGAATGGAGGTGGCGGCAAAGGAATGGTTCCAGTCTTTCAAGAAGCAGAGCTTTCTTCCGCTATTGAGTCTTCGAAAAGAATTGGAAAATCATTGTACAATGATGATACTTTTTATTTAGAAAAATACATCACTAAGCCAGTGCATATGGAAGTTCAGATTTTCAATAGCACTGCAATTGGAATTCGAAAATGTGCAGTTCAAAGAAGAAACCAAAAAGTGATCGAAGAATCTGGTGATGCATTTATAGACGATTATACTTGTCTCTCACTGCTTGCATCTGCGGAAAATATGGCTCGAATCTCTGGTTATTCTAACGGTTCTGGTGCGGGAACTGTAGAATTTTTGTATGATCAAGATTCTGGTTCTATTGGATTTCTTGAAATGAATACAAGACTTCAAGTTGAGCACCCTGTAACTGACCAATCTCTTGGCATTGATTTAGCTAAATGGCAAATATACCAATTTGATGGCAGAGAATCAAATATTCATTATAAAACAGCTTTAGAAAAAAGATTCACTCATAAAGATCATGCCATCGAATGTCGGATCTATGCCGAAGATCCTGAATCAGGATATACTCCTTCACCTGGAATTATAGAAGAATTAGATCTTCCAACATTCAATGGGACTCGATGTGATTTTGGATTCCGAAAGGGTGATATCATTCTTCCACATTATGATCCTATGATTGGTAAAGTAATCACTCGAGGTGATAGTCGAGAGGTTGCGATTTCTCGAATGGAACGTGCACTCAGCGAATTGTATATTAAAGGTATAACTTCGAATGTGAATCAATTGCTTTTGATTATGCGTGATCCTGATTTTCTAAGTGGTGATTATACAAATCGACTATTAGATGATAAGAGTTATCTCGAAGAGAATCCAATTCATGAAAACGATGTAATCTTAGGATCTGCTTTTGCTACTTTATGTGAATATGTTAATCTTATGAAAACAAAAGCTGCAAATTCTTTCCAAGTAGGAGACTTGGAGAAATCCGTTTACAATTCCGGTAAAACAATTTTGCCAACAAGCTTTCAAGTAGAAATTGGTGAGTTCAAAAATACGATTAGCTTAATCCAAACAGATATTCAATCATTTCATATTTTTCTAAATAATTTGCATTTAGGGGAAGCTGATATAGTTGCTAAACCTGCAAGTGTAGACAATTACTTAATTCGAGTTGGAATCAGCTCTTATACGGTCCGAATCGATTCGCGTCCTAACTTTAGTATTATTCGTATTAAGAATATGAAGAATAGAACTAGTTATTTGCGAATGAAGATTACAAGCGAAGGTTTAGGAAATAATACAGCTTCGCAAGGAATTACGAGATCTCCATTCCAAGGAAGTTTTGTTAAGTTTGCTAGAGATGAATTTGCTAATCGAGATCGATTGAGTATTGGAAGTTTAGTTAAGAAAGGAGACCCGATTATCGTTATTTCTGCGATGAAAATGGAAACGGTTATCGCTTCACCAACTAACGGAAAAATCAAACAATTGATCGAGGACGGAGACTTATCTAAGCTTCAGATAGGATTCACTCCTCAAGGACAGATTATCGGTAAAAATATTGCAGAAGGTGAAATCCTATTTAATATAGAATCGGATAAAATTGAAGAATCAATATCTGTAGATTCTGTAAAAAAGCAGTCGAATCTTATTCGTTCAACACCTTTATCCGATTATTCAAGTGCATTAGAGTCGATTTTCCTTGGAAAAATTGATACCAAAATTTCCGATTATGAGAAATTAAAACTTTACTTATCTATTATAAGATCGTATATATCGGGTTATCCGATTGATGAATCTGTGTATAAGACTTCAATCAAAAGTTTAGCCGATATTGATAAGGTCACACTATCTATCGATGAAAGTAAATCAATAGAATCTGAAATTAGAAAAATTATCACGATACATTGCTTATTGAAAAACGTATATGCACCATCCGTAGGAGATATGCGTTCGATTTTTAATGAGTTAAACGACTATATTCAAAACTGTAAAGATGAGATGTTCTCTGTGTCTACTAAGTTCAAGAATGTTATGGATTCATTGTTTAAAGTTTATGGTGTTACAAGGTGGATTGGAATTACAGATTTGGATATTACAGAAATTCAATTTGCGATATTCTTTATGCAAAGGGCATATTACAATATATCGAATAATTCTAAAAGCCTTGAATGCATATTGAATTTAATCACCTTAAGCTCGCCAATCGCATTACAAAAAAATACTTCTTCCGTTCTTAAGAGATTGTATTCCATTGAAGAATCAGAAAAAGATGGAAAGTTATTTGAGGTCATAACATCCGTATTGAAAAGATACAATATTTTGAATGAAATGAGAATGTTTACTCAATCCATTTCACGTAAATATTTAAATGAGTTTCTTATCTTTCGAAATGACCCATATTCTTTTTATGCGAATGGTAAAAGCATCAATCGGGACAATTGGATTGATAAACTCAATCAGTCTTTTGCTGAGAGTCTCTCAATAGTTCCCAACAGTAAGGATAGACAAGATTTTTTCTTCAATGAGGTTTCAAAGAAAGTTTTAATGATCCAAGAGAAATATTCGGTAAATAGACTTCATAGTCCGATTGGAGATCTACTGATCTATTCACTTGAATCGAAAACAGTTGCTGAAGACAAAAGATATTTATTATTTTATAATATTGGCAAGATGGATGAAGATAGAGATATCGATAACAAAATTATTGGAAGCAATAATGCAGAGCGAGCTACTATAGAATCTGCATTTCTTCTTAAGAATTATCAGATGATTCAACCCAGATTGAATAACCAGATTGAGATTCTAGCTCACCAAAAACCGTCGGTCATTGATCTGGGAGAGGATCGGGATGATATTCTATCCTCAAGAAATTTATTTCCAATCATTCTTAGAGTGAATCATTTTTTGAAAGGCTTGGAAGTGAGTCGCATAATAGTACATCTAGCTTGTCAATCTCCAATGGGAGGTGATCCAGTTCATAAGAAATATTTAATCGCGGCAAAGAATGGCAAAGTGACACCGGATCTTTTGCTCGAGAATGATCCAAGAGACCTTTATTATGACAAAAATTTCAATCAAGCAACCAATCGTTTATTAGAAAAAAATAAATGGCCAATAGAAATTTGGGCAAGAGAAAACTTTGATCCAGATACTTTTGAAGAAATAGTTATACCAAGTATTGATCATTGCGAATGGATCAACCCCAAGAACGGAAAGAGTGAATTCAAACCAGTAGGTAGCAAAATATATTTAGGTAAAATCGCAAATTATAGTTCAATATTTTACATGAAGGATTCGCGGATCAATGGAGGCTCTACCGGTGATTTGGAGGGTTTGAAGTATATTGCAGCAATGTATCTTGCATACAAGTGGAATATTCCTATTTATATATGGAATGATGGTGCAGGAGCAAACATTAAAGAAGGAATGATTTCTCTAAATCGCGCAGGTCAAGGTTTTATGATGAATTCCCTTCTGACATCCGAACGAAATGAACAAAAATTTAGAAAATTCACATTAGAAAATCCTGATTCTCGATTGCGGTCTCTATTCAATGAACTAGACGCTGATTTCATTGATCAAAATAGTAAGATACAAAATTCAAGATGTATTGTTGTTGCAATAGGTGTTGGTTCTTCTACTGGTTTAGATGTATATGGTTCAAGTCAGGCATCCATACAACTGATGGTTGATATGGATGAATCTTATAGAGTTCTTACTGGTTCTAATGTTATAAAATCTGTTATGGGTGAAGACTTTACCAATTATGAAATTGGTGGGGCGAGCGTGATGAGCAAATGGACTGGAACTGTTGATATTGTTGCTGAACACAAATTACAACTCCTATCTATTATTCGTAAAATCCAAAAAATATTCACTCCTAGATTGCAGAGCATTCCTTTATTCGAAAAAACTAAAGTTAGTAATAGAAAATGGATGAATCCTCTCAATCGAAATGATGTCGTAAATGATCAGATGGTAATGGAATTGCTAGATGACCGAGAATTTACTCATTTTAAATCGGACTATTATGGATCGGGATCTCTGATCGGTGGATTTGGAAGGTTGAACCAATCGCCTGTTTGTATTTTAGGTGCACGGACTAATTATGGGATAAGGTCTTTTCCTTCGGTAACCAGGGCTAAAGAATTGTCAATCACTGCAAATAAGACTAAAGCTGATAAAATTTTGATTTTTGGCAAGAGATGGTTCTATGAATTTATGAATAAAGATGCACAGACCATACAAGCGCGAAAAGACTTTTTGAATAACTATGCCAAAGGGTCTGGAATGAAAATACAAATTGTAACTGAACTTTCGGGCTTGGAGAGAGCGCCGATTCTGAGCCTTGCAGATATAATTTTTTTCATTAAGTCACAGAATATGGATGGAGCGGACATATTATTCGCTTCGAAATCAGTTCATTTTATTTCTGAGAATTTAGAATCAGCATTTGAAGTATGTGGACGAATATTAGAATATGTTAATAATAGGGATAGCTCACCGATTCATCTAAATAGATTTTCTTCAGTGACAGAACTTGAACCTGAGATCCCTACGGATCCAACTGTACCTTTCGATATGTTCGGTAAAGTTATTAGTCGAACTTTTGATAAAGATTCATTTATTGAATTCTTTCAAGACATGAACGATCCAATTCAAGGACCTTGCCTTATTACTGGTCTTGCAAAACTTAACAATGAGACTGTTGGTGTGATTGCAGATCAGCCAAGTATTATGGGAGGAGCTCCTGATGCTCCAGGCACAGAGAAATTTAGAATTTTTACTGAATTCTTAAATAAATACAAAATTCCAATTGTTATGATTTCGAATGCGCCAGGATTCTATCCAGGGACAAAGCAAGAAAGATTGCGCATCCAACAAATCGGAGCAGAATCCTTAGATGCGAATATTTTGGGAGAAGTTCCAGTTGTATCGGTTGTTCTGAACCAAAATTATGGTGGAAGGCAGATTCATGCTTTTAGCAAAACAATACGTCCTGGTATAGTTTATATGTCACTTGAAAGTTCGATACTTTCTGTTATGGGGGGATCAGCATCATTTGATCTTTTTATGGGAGCTAGGTATTCAAAACTTCTCCAAGAAGGAAACAATGAACAGGCGATCCAATTGAAGGAAGATTATATTCAAGAATTCAATAATAAATCGCGAGCATCTGTTGATGCTGCAAATACTGGAATTATGGATTTCTTGATTCCAAAAGTTTCCCAACTAAGGAAATATCTTATTGATGGATTATCGCTTGCAAAAGAGCGAAAGACTCAATATTTCGATTAG
- a CDS encoding DUF3089 domain-containing protein, which yields MKSILFFINLIMAISTFQCTTIFIYLIKPGSDFQEKNLPSPPNYTDRESWAALPDQKDEVDFVPSKTDLTDQQSSAKADVFYVHPTTYLKSDGWNADVQSSLIVYGLSPLKLQASVFNGSAKIYAPRYRQATLYSFIDDSGNAEKAFKIAREDVEKAFDHYMKYYNKGRPFFLAGHSQGSMMLLNILQNRIEKNKYPNFIAAYLPGWAIQSKTFSKLKPCNSPTELHCFISWNSKKWGSELNDFSLAPERYVGGSCVNPLSWKNNEDVVEKDKHLGAVGIGFEAIDRNYVRAKCKDEMLWVDLPSDPNYESRRGNKKNYHIADYNLFYIDIRENIKLRLQTYLNRK from the coding sequence ATGAAATCAATTTTGTTTTTTATTAATTTAATTATGGCTATTAGTACATTTCAATGTACGACTATTTTTATATACTTGATTAAACCGGGTTCTGACTTTCAAGAAAAGAATTTACCTAGTCCGCCCAATTATACAGATAGAGAAAGTTGGGCAGCTCTACCAGATCAAAAAGACGAGGTAGATTTCGTGCCGAGTAAGACGGATCTTACCGATCAACAATCCAGTGCCAAAGCTGATGTATTCTATGTGCATCCTACTACTTATTTAAAAAGTGACGGTTGGAATGCAGATGTACAGTCGAGTTTAATTGTATATGGGTTGTCTCCATTGAAATTACAAGCGAGCGTATTCAATGGATCTGCAAAAATTTACGCTCCGAGATACAGACAAGCAACTCTTTATTCATTTATTGATGATTCAGGCAATGCGGAAAAAGCATTTAAAATAGCCAGAGAGGACGTAGAAAAAGCTTTTGATCATTACATGAAATACTATAATAAAGGTAGACCATTCTTTCTTGCTGGCCATAGTCAAGGCTCAATGATGTTATTGAATATTTTGCAGAATCGCATTGAAAAGAATAAATATCCAAATTTTATAGCAGCCTATTTACCAGGTTGGGCAATCCAATCGAAAACTTTTTCTAAACTCAAACCTTGTAATTCACCTACTGAGTTGCACTGCTTTATTAGTTGGAATTCAAAAAAATGGGGTAGCGAATTGAATGATTTTTCTCTGGCTCCAGAAAGATATGTTGGTGGAAGTTGTGTGAATCCGCTATCTTGGAAGAACAATGAAGATGTAGTAGAAAAAGATAAGCATTTAGGTGCAGTTGGAATCGGATTTGAAGCAATTGATCGAAACTATGTTCGTGCTAAATGCAAAGATGAAATGCTCTGGGTAGATCTTCCTAGTGATCCAAATTATGAATCAAGGAGAGGTAACAAAAAAAATTACCATATTGCAGATTATAATTTATTCTACATAGACATTCGAGAAAATATAAAATTAAGATTACAAACTTATCTAAATAGAAAATAA
- a CDS encoding extracellular medium-chain-length polyhydroxyalkanoate depolymerase translates to MRIKFKWAMFSMVTIFLVTSSGSLMAARCKTTGFIIKTTSCTHNVTYVQARPGFTRKVKFQVPEGTAPVGGWPVVVIYQGSFYPVEFTRKQGDPFGGYYEVKVIEKLLNNGFAVIAPDAGFDLFWETNLPTIYELTADYIFLNNLFDGIANGVFGNINSNKKFATGISSGGYNTSRMAVSFPGQFKALAVQSGSYATCSGPLCLVPNLPANHPPTLFVHGWLDLIVPWWSMDLYYDKLISNGTPTKKHTDWFASHEWVSSSPNEIYSWFNKYR, encoded by the coding sequence ATGAGAATAAAATTTAAGTGGGCCATGTTTTCAATGGTCACAATATTTCTAGTAACAAGCTCTGGTAGTTTAATGGCGGCGAGATGCAAAACTACTGGATTCATTATTAAGACAACAAGTTGCACTCACAATGTAACGTACGTTCAAGCAAGACCTGGATTTACGAGAAAAGTAAAATTCCAAGTTCCTGAAGGCACAGCACCAGTTGGAGGATGGCCAGTTGTTGTGATCTACCAAGGTTCATTCTATCCTGTTGAGTTCACTCGCAAACAAGGTGATCCATTTGGTGGCTACTATGAAGTCAAGGTTATCGAGAAATTGCTAAATAATGGTTTTGCGGTTATTGCACCAGACGCTGGATTTGATCTATTCTGGGAGACTAATCTACCAACCATTTACGAACTTACTGCCGATTATATCTTTCTGAACAATCTGTTCGATGGAATCGCTAACGGAGTCTTTGGAAATATAAATTCAAATAAAAAATTCGCAACTGGAATATCCAGTGGTGGATATAATACAAGTCGTATGGCTGTTTCTTTTCCAGGTCAATTTAAAGCATTGGCAGTTCAGTCTGGATCATATGCGACTTGCAGTGGGCCTCTTTGTTTGGTTCCGAATCTTCCAGCCAACCACCCACCGACATTATTTGTACATGGATGGTTAGATCTTATAGTTCCATGGTGGAGCATGGATCTATATTATGATAAGCTGATATCCAATGGAACGCCAACCAAGAAACATACAGATTGGTTTGCTTCTCATGAGTGGGTTTCGTCGTCTCCGAATGAAATCTACTCTTGGTTCAATAAATATAGATAA
- a CDS encoding sigma 54-interacting transcriptional regulator, with the protein MYMQFLTLSFLIATMLCILVVIYCLSVRNKFSGLLELAISFSCLSLMYGACVYTSIELESMGALHRWVTVTSALISPVFFLSFFLKFPTPFSRNLILISFSILITISTILSIWFITETYSAPRVFNFNAHYWDFDSSNPGKIVAIYILFLVVLVLVSAIAQIIRHKKEKRIALIGILLSFFFSFLLPAMYLTMFRLGRVNAEDFVNLLAVSVLAGFFIFIIFFVSYGGYKNSIGIRVMTIILAMALFVTQLMSGAMSKVVENEFDHYYKAILASSQSNVPIGSVYSIPLEINSTEPVFRRYASQNLENLIVIFSDVTMKREVAFPYINYRSFVHRYVIDWAIILGICFIILSVGFLSFMKLSLLDPLNKLLKGVRRVEGGEFDIQLPVTSDDEIGQLTTAFNRMVVSVGEAREELRLYTSNLEKTIIERDSIFDASPHQKELENKTLIYASSSMKNLIERVERIATREQPVLIQGETGTGKEIIANLLHEIGKGRGKPFVPINCAAVPASLWESQIFGHVRGAFTDAKTDYGGLVAEAKGGTLFFDEVGEMTLDIQPKILRLLQERKYKAVGGRTELEAECRIIFATHRNLKAMVDQGLFREDLYYRINVFELRIPPLRERRSDIIFLINRFIESYSKQMNLQIDYIDSAYIDFLNEHPWPGNIRELENCIIKTLANVNGDSIMLKDLPPEIKQSKLSIQKDNTKTSQPALESHGFESMVATYSKRLIESTLERCNGNKSEAARLLKISRGKLQYQMKMLNME; encoded by the coding sequence ATGTATATGCAATTTCTAACTCTTTCATTTCTGATAGCAACGATGCTTTGCATATTAGTAGTAATTTATTGCCTAAGTGTTAGAAATAAATTTTCCGGGTTGCTTGAGTTAGCTATATCATTTTCTTGTCTATCGCTGATGTATGGCGCCTGCGTGTATACTTCAATTGAGCTTGAGTCAATGGGAGCTTTGCACCGTTGGGTTACTGTCACATCAGCACTCATATCACCTGTGTTCTTTCTTAGTTTTTTTCTAAAATTCCCTACTCCTTTTTCCAGAAACTTAATTCTGATTTCTTTCAGTATTCTGATTACAATAAGCACAATTTTATCTATCTGGTTTATTACCGAGACCTATTCCGCACCTAGAGTATTCAATTTCAATGCACATTATTGGGATTTCGATTCAAGCAATCCTGGTAAAATTGTTGCAATTTATATTTTGTTTCTAGTTGTTCTGGTTTTGGTTTCAGCAATTGCTCAGATCATTCGCCATAAAAAGGAAAAGAGAATTGCTTTGATAGGAATTCTTCTCTCATTCTTTTTTAGCTTTCTATTGCCTGCAATGTATTTAACTATGTTTCGACTTGGTCGAGTTAACGCAGAAGATTTTGTCAATTTATTAGCTGTGTCAGTATTAGCGGGATTTTTTATTTTTATAATATTTTTTGTGAGCTATGGAGGCTATAAGAATTCGATTGGAATTCGAGTAATGACGATTATTCTAGCTATGGCACTTTTTGTAACTCAACTCATGTCGGGTGCGATGAGCAAAGTTGTTGAGAATGAATTCGATCATTATTATAAAGCGATTCTTGCATCAAGTCAAAGCAATGTTCCTATCGGTTCTGTTTATAGTATTCCCTTAGAGATTAACTCTACGGAACCAGTTTTTCGAAGATATGCATCACAAAATCTTGAGAATCTAATCGTTATTTTTAGTGATGTTACCATGAAGAGAGAAGTTGCTTTTCCATACATAAACTATCGAAGCTTTGTCCATCGTTATGTGATTGATTGGGCAATAATTTTGGGAATTTGTTTTATAATTCTAAGCGTGGGTTTTCTGTCTTTTATGAAATTAAGTCTTCTCGATCCGCTTAATAAATTATTGAAAGGTGTCCGAAGAGTTGAGGGTGGAGAATTTGATATACAGCTTCCCGTGACGAGCGACGATGAGATTGGCCAACTTACAACTGCATTTAATAGAATGGTCGTGTCAGTTGGTGAGGCTCGTGAAGAACTCCGATTGTATACATCAAATCTAGAAAAAACGATCATAGAAAGAGATTCAATATTCGATGCTTCTCCTCACCAAAAAGAATTAGAGAACAAAACTTTAATATATGCAAGCAGCAGCATGAAAAATTTGATAGAAAGAGTTGAGCGAATTGCAACTCGTGAACAGCCAGTACTCATACAAGGTGAGACCGGAACTGGTAAAGAAATTATTGCCAATCTTCTTCATGAAATTGGCAAAGGAAGAGGCAAACCCTTTGTTCCGATTAATTGTGCCGCAGTTCCTGCCTCATTATGGGAGAGTCAAATCTTTGGACATGTTCGTGGAGCGTTCACGGATGCCAAAACCGATTACGGTGGACTTGTTGCAGAAGCTAAAGGAGGCACCTTATTCTTTGATGAAGTCGGTGAGATGACACTTGATATTCAACCAAAAATTCTTCGATTGCTTCAAGAAAGAAAATACAAAGCTGTAGGTGGGAGAACAGAGTTAGAAGCTGAATGCAGAATTATTTTTGCAACGCATCGAAATCTAAAAGCAATGGTCGATCAAGGATTATTTCGCGAAGACTTATATTATCGAATCAATGTATTCGAACTTCGGATTCCACCATTGAGAGAGAGAAGATCGGATATAATTTTTTTGATTAATCGTTTTATTGAATCCTATTCCAAACAAATGAATCTTCAGATTGATTATATAGATAGTGCTTATATTGATTTTCTAAATGAACATCCTTGGCCTGGAAACATCCGTGAATTGGAAAATTGTATAATCAAAACTCTAGCTAATGTTAACGGAGACTCAATCATGTTAAAGGATTTGCCTCCAGAAATAAAACAATCAAAGTTAAGCATTCAAAAAGACAATACCAAAACATCACAACCTGCATTGGAATCTCATGGTTTCGAATCGATGGTTGCAACCTATTCCAAAAGACTGATTGAATCTACTCTTGAGAGATGCAATGGAAACAAATCGGAAGCAGCCCGTCTTTTGAAAATCTCTAGAGGCAAATTGCAATACCAAATGAAAATGCTAAATATGGAATAA